The stretch of DNA GTTCACGGTTTTGAGTGGTATCTAAGCTTAGAACGCTGGCTCCCCCTTCATCTCTTCAATCTCCAAAACTACCGCACAGCAAGGCACCCAGCTATCTGTAAGCAGCTTTTGTCAGTCAATCAGGGCTGGGATTCCGGCTCTGGCCCACCCTGTTGCAAATGGGTCCGTAGAGCCAGGGTTGTGCCCACCCCTGCGGGATAGTCTTTGTAGGGTTGTGGCTGACGACTCCAATCCAGTTGGCGAGTGTTACGGGCTAGTCCTTCTGGGGAATATTTGGTGAACTCGTGGTAGAGCAAACTGGCGCACGAAGAAGGCTCAGACATGGCGAGGCAGAAATGAGGCAGAGGGATGCCACAAGTGTACTGTTCTGGAGGGTTTTGCTTAGGCCAGTTTCCTCCAGCGGCCATCGGGAATCAGCACACAACCCTGCACCTGCTCCGGTCGGCCCAAGTAAATCCAGGCAAAGTTGCCACTGTCCAGACACAGCCACTGCCGTTCGTAGACATGGGGATGCTCCTCCAGTTCATCCAACCGGGACAACAACCCCAATGGGATCCGGTAACACTCGCCGTAAAGTCGGTTTTGTCCGGGAATGGCCATCGGGTAAGGGCCGAGATCGTAGAGATCGATTCCTCTTAGGCTGTCTTCCCGCAAAAATTCTGCCCCACTCATCAAGCTGTGGTACTGGCCACCCCGCAGCAGGGATCCGTACACAAAAACCTCTGTGGTGGTTTGCCCATCCATGCATTTCATCCGTTCGACTCTCTCCAGGTCAGGGAGATTGAACCCATTTTTGGCCGATGCGCGGTTCGGATCCCGCCAGCAACCGTTCAATATTGCGCCGGTGGGTGGCAACTACGTAAACTCCTCCCGCCAGAGCAAACAACAGGTAGGGCAAGGGCTGATCTGTACTCCACATCAATACAGGAGCCGCCACTGCCGCCAAAATGGAGCTGAAGGAAACGATGCGGGTGAGGGCAATCCCCAGCAGCCACACTCCAAAAATTGCCAGTGCCACCGGCCAAGCCATCGCCAACAAAATGCCCAAGCTAGTGGCCACCGATTTGCCCCCCTTAAAGCCCAGCCAACAGGAGCGGCTATGGCCGATGATCGCCAGGAAAGCGGCCAACACCACCCACCACGGGGATCCCAACGCCCCTCCCAATCCAACGGCGGCGGCTCCCTTAAACGCATCCACCAGCAACACCAGCAGCGCCGGCCCTTTCCCCAAGGTGCGCAACACATTCGTCGCCCCCGTAGAGCCGGATCCCTGGGTGCGGATGTCGATGCCCCCCCACCAACGCCCCACCCAATACCCCGTCGGGATTGAGCCGAGGAAGTAGCCACCGACCCCAGCAAGGAGGGCCAAAAGCGGTGCAGGCATGGCCAAGTCTTGAATGCTCCCCCTTCACTTTGCCATATTGTTTGCCTCAAGACGGCTGAAAACCAGGGACTGCCGCAACCACAGCTCCCTTGTAACCTCCCTCAGAAAAAAGAGCTTCCCAAAAAGATTGATGACCTTGATTCACCTGATCAACATCCCCGTCGCCAATACTTCTGTGAATCCGGCCTGCAGTACGGGGGTAGCCCTGTTTGTCGGCGATTGGGCAGTGGCGCAACTGTGGTTGTTCTGGGTGGCTCCCATTCTCGGGGCATTACTGGGATCCCTGATTTACCGAGTGATCAGCGGTGAGATAGAGTTGCCCCCGGCAGAGGTGGGGACTGAACCGCAAACCTAACCAATGGCTGTTTGTGCTGAGGGTCTTTCTCTCTATCAGGACATCTTTGCCGGCAGGGCATCTTAGGACGATTTTGAACTCGCTACCCAGCGATTCAACTGGCATTGTGCCCAAGAAATGAGGATGTTAGCCTGTTGCCAGAGATGCCCTCAGCCTCCTGTACATCTGGTATCATGCCCAGTACGCGCATCCCTGACAGCTCCACAGGCCCCCTCTCACAGGTGTTACAGAGCTTGGTGGAGAACTCCTACTTGTTTCGCGGCTGGGATCCCGTTGCTCTGGCCGGGGAGCTGAAGGTCGAAGTCAATCAAATTGAGAAGTTCTACGCCAGCCAGTCTCTTTTTACTGCTTTCCAGCCGGAAAAATCGCTACAGAACCTCTACGTTGTGCTTGCCGGCGGGCCGATCATCATTCGCAGTAGCCCACTGGATCGGGTTATTGGCATCAATTACCCCGGCAGTTGCTTGGGCATGCGCAATTTGCCCTTTAGCTACGGCCTCCTGGATTATGCCTTTCCCAGCTTGGTGGAAGCCTACAAAACCACCACCGTTTTGCGCATTTCTCTAGAGGCCTTTCAAGAGTTGTACCGCAACCACGAAAACCTCCAGCATCGCTACAAACGCCTCTTTGAGTTGCGGGAAAAGTTTCAATATCATCTGCTCAATTGCAGTGCCTATCCACCACAGGCCGTGGCCACTGTGCTCAAAGCCCTGGTTTATCAAGAACAAGCACTAGGCAGCCAACCGGATTCTGCCGGTACTTTTACCTTCGACCTCCCCATTGATATCATCGCCCGGGCCAGCCAGCTCAACCCCCGCACTGTGGAACAAGTGCTCAAGGGCATGAGCCAAGTTGGGGTGATTCAACTGCATCCAGAAGCTGGTGGGGATGGCCTCTCGATTCAAGATTTGGAACAACTGGATGAGATCTACGGCATCACCCGTGGCAAGGTGAACTGGTGGCCCCTAAGCCGATAGTTTTCGACTATATCTGACAATAATTCAATAATTAAAATTAAGCAATTAAGCTCAAAAACAGTTGAGCCAGCTCATACCCTCTAGGACTCACAGATTTTGAATCAAGCGGCAATCGAGAGTTTCCCTTGGGTTTGTGGATGAACCATCGGCAAGGTGAAATGGAAAGCACTACCCTGATCCAGTCCGGCAGATTCCGCCCAAATCCGCCCCCCCATGGCTTCGATGATCAATCGGCAAATGGCTAACCCCAGGCCCGTCCCCCCCACCGAACGCCGCAGGGATCCCTCCGCCTGGTAAAACCGGTCGAAGATGGCCTGCAACCGATCCGGCTCAATGCCCCGCCCGCTATCAGCGACGGTGAACTTCACCATCCCTACAGATCCAACAGCGGCTTCTACCACCTCGACTCGGATCCAGATTTGTCCACTGGCAGGGGTAAATTTGCAGGCATTGTCCAGTAACTTGCGCAACACCTCCACCAGCCATTCCCCATCCGCACGCACCATGGGTAACCGCTTGGGCATCACTTGCTCAATGGCGGGTAACGCCTCATGCCGACGCCGCGCCTTGATGTTGCTCAGGGCCAAATCCACACATTCTTGGGCTGATAGGGGTTCAATGTGCCAACGGATACGACCACTTTCCAGCTTAGAGAGGGTGAGAAAATCCTGCACCAATTCCCGTAGCCGACTGGCATCTTGCAGGGCAGTGTTCAACATTTCCTGTCGCATCTCCAAGGGCATATCCGGGTCGCTGGCCAAAGACTCTAGGCAAACCTGGATGGTGGACAGGGGGGTGCGTAGTTCGTGCCCCGTGACGGCAATCAGCTCTGATTTAGCCTGATCCAGGGCTTCCAGTTGTTGGTTGAGTTCCTCCAGGTGTTGATAGGCTTCTGCCTGCAGCAGGGCGACCCCCACTTGGTTGGCGATGGCTTCGGCCAGTTCCAGGGTGGCCGATTGCCAACGATGGGGTTGCTCATGGTGCAGCTCTAGGATGCCCAGCAGCCGTCCTTGGTAGAGGATCGGCATGGCCACCCAAGCGCGAATTTTGGCACTACGCCACAGCTCCGGCATCCGACCCAGATGCTGATGGTTCTCGCTGTCTTCGCAACATACCAGCTGCCCCGACTGAATCGCCTCCCGCAAAAAGGGGTTGATTTGAATGGGCCAGAGGGATCCCTTCAGGCTGCCCATCGTGAGCGTGCGATACTCCTGCTCGATCCGAACCTCAGGGGCTTGGCCGTCGTAGCGGTAGATTAAACACCGCCCCACTTCTGCCACCTGCCCCAACTCCTGCACGGCAATGGCGAGAATGTCACTGGGATCCAAAGACTGCCGAATGGCACTGCTGATACGGTTGATCAGGTGCTCTTTGCGCTCTTGGGCCTGAATGGTGCGGTAGGTGCGCTGCAGTTTGTATTGCCCCGCCTGGAGGTAGGTAATCAATCGTTCTGTGAAAGGGCCGGGGTTGAGTTGGCTGGTGCTGTCCGCCAGGGATCCCTCTAGGTACTGGCGAATTGGCTCAATGCGAGGGGTCAAATCCGGTCGATAGCCGAGGATTTTAGGCAGCAGAGCCAAAGCTGCCTGTGTGGTTGTGAGGCGATCGAAAGACCAAATCCCATCAAATTGCCGGGCTGTATCCATATCGCTGCCCCCCCAGGATGAGTTGCGCTTCACCCGCGCCCGTTCCCGACAAACCAAGCAGGTGGCGTAACTGGCATCAATCACAATCACATGCCACTCTTGAGCCAAGGGATCCGCCGGATCCAGAGGGATGGTGTGGTAGGGCAGATCCGTTTGAGCAAAGTCCGTTTCCGGGGTTGCCAACACAAAGACATCCTGGGCCACTGCGCTGATGCGACGGTAACGGCGGGCCTCCTGGCGGTAGTAGCGTTCCTTTTGAAAGTTGGCGAAGACCCACGGGGATCCCTGCCCTTGTAACACCTGATCCTCGATGGCATGGCTAAGGGCGACCAGGGAAGATTTGAAATACAGTTGTGGGCGTAGGTGTGGCAAAACCTCCAACAGATCGCTCAGTAGGGAAGTACGACTCTGACGGCTCTGGTGAGGAATCGGTCTAGAGCGGGTGGAGGTCATAGCCCTAACGGCAAAACGAGCAGGTCATGGGTGATCAGCACAGAGAATCAGCACAGGCTCACTGTTTAGTCTAACGGTTGGGATCCCAGAGAATGAGGAGCTTAATGAGCTGCAAGATCCAGCTGGCTTAAACTAAGGATTATGAAGTTGTGTGTGGGCCAAATGTCGGGATCCCGGTATAGCCAAGAAGACGTGCAACAGATCCTACAACGGGCCATTGCCCGCCAACCGCGTCTGGGCGAGTTTACCCGTCCTCAACTGCAAGAAATGGCTGCGGAGCTGGGGATCACCTCGCAAGAGCTGGAGCTGGCCGAACGGGAATGGGAAGCTTGGCAACAGCTAAACAGCCAGCATCAGGAGTTTCAGCGCTACCGCCGCCGTCAGTTCTACCACTTGCTTGGGCGCTATGGGATCGTCAATGGCTTTTTGGTGGGGTTGGACTTACTCTCTGGGGGAGGGCTGTCTTGGTCATTGTTTGTGTTGATGGGCTGGGGCTTGGCGGTTTCCCTCAAGGGCTGGAATACCTACCATACCGAGGGAGAACGCTACGAGAAAGACTTTCACAAGTGGCAGAAGAAACGCTTAAAACGCTAGCTTGAGGATCTGATCCACCACCACCAAGGTTTCCTCATACAGGTGATCTGGGCCCAACCGTTGCAGCTCAGCCGTCAGTAGCGTATCCAGTGAATCGTGCTCAATCGGGGCTACCTGCCGAATCACACAGCTTTGAGCTCCCCCCATGGCCTCCATTCGCATACAGCCTGTGGTTTCCGAACAGAGCACGGTACAAGCATCCGCGCGAATATCGCTAGAAGTGAGGCGCATCCCGATTAGATCCCCCGGTTGGGTCATTTCTGAGGCCAAGGGGACTGCTGCCAGTTCCGCCATCACCTCGCCACCGCTTGCCCTTTGGAAACGAATCCGGTCGATCAAATAGTCGTGTTCCTTGGTCTGGACTCGCTCTATCGGTGTCCACCCCAAACGGCTGGCTAACCAACCCAAGAACAGGAAGGCCTGACAAGGGTTACCGGCTTTGTAGTCGAGGGTTACGCGATCGACCGCCTGTAGAGATTCCCGCCGATCCGGGGGATCAAAAGCCTGCGCAGTCAGTTCCTGCCAGGAGCTGAGCCGTTTCCAGTTCAAATCACCACACTGCCGGCCTTCGGTGGTGAGCAGATACATTTCTCCCAGGTCTTCTTCCGGGTTAACAAAGCCTCGTGAATCAACAATGACACGGTTGCTTAGGGAAACCAGCTTTTGAAACAGGAGGCTGTTCAAGTCCAAATCCCCTTGCCACCACAAGAAGGTGGGCAAACTGGGGATCAACAAAGACGCAACCGTACTGCAGGCGCGCACAAAGGCCGATTCCGGCGCTTTCAAGGTGATGTACTCGCAACACACCAGAGAGCTGCGCTGTTCACGGGTCACCGGGCAGTAGGCCGCCACTTGCGATTCGATGACATCCTCTGCGGATCCCTCCCGTTTGGCGCGCAAGTCAATGACGCGGCAGGGGTTTTGGGTGGCAATCGCCTCCACCGTGGGGGAAGGCAACAGCAGAGCATCATCTAAGGATTCGTACACCACCAGGGTAAAGGTGGCAGCACGGGCAGCAACACTCTCTCCTTTGGAAGACCAGATCTTATTCAGTTCCTGCTCAATATCGTCGATGGAGACATCCTTAGGAGCTTGTAAAGGCAGGACGGCAGCAGATTGATCCATAGTCTCCTCCTGGAGTTGGCTCTTGCTCGATTCTAGGCAACCGGGCTGGGTTGGTAGAAGGGCTTAAGGTCAGGTACAGATTGATCCACTCAAGATTGATCCACTCAAGACAGTTCTCCTCAACGCCCAGAAAAACAAAGAGGCTAGGTAGGTCGTGCCTGAATTTTCAAGTCCAAAGGACAACCGGGATCCCCGATCAACTGAATTTCACGCCCGTTGGCATGGAGGTGTCGCAGGATGAAATAGAGGGTTTCGATCCGCTCCGGCGATCCGACTTTTTCCGCCAACTGACCTAGGGTCAGGGATCCCGCATGACTGCGCACCACCTCAATCACCTGCCGCTGCAGTTCCAGCACCGCACTGGCCGCTTTTTTACCCGCTTCCACTCCCGGTTGATGGTAAGCATTGATGTTGATCAAAGCGGCGTAAAGGCCAACCGCCCGTTCATACAAAGCAATCAAAGCCCCCACCGAGCGGGCATCCACCCGCGGAATGGTCACAGTAATCGAGTCGCGGCCATTTTCGTAGAGGGCTTGCCGCGTTCCCTGCAACAGACCACTCAGGTAATCTCCACTGGTCACCTGCGGCTCCACAAAGGGTGAAGGGATCCCTGGCTCACGATCCTGCAACACCTCGATGAAGGTGACGAAGAAGTTATTGATGCCGTCCCGCAACTGTTGCACATAGGCATGTTGGTCGGTACTGCCCTTGTTGCCATAGACGGCAATGCCCTGCTCAACGCGATTCCCCTTCAAGTCGTGGGATTTCCCTAAGGACTCCATCACCAACTGCTGCAAATAACGGCTGAAGAGCAGCAGCCGATCTTTATAGGGCAAGACCACCATATCTTTGCGCCCCTGACCCTGACCGGCGATGTACCAAGCCAAAGCCAACAGAGCCGCAGGGTTCCGTTTCACCTCCGGCACACGGGTGGCCTCATCCATCGTGGCTGCCCCCGCCAAGAGCGCCCGAATGTCGATCCCTTGCAACGCCGCCGGCAATAGGCCCACTGCCGAGGTTTCAGAAGTGCGCCCACCCACCCAATCAAAAATGGGAAAAACCTCCAGCCATCCCGCTTGTCGAGCCTGGACTTCTAGCTTGCTGCCGGGACTGGTAATCGCTACGGCATGGACAGCAAACGGGATCCCGGCCTTTTGGTAAGCTTGCTCCACTTCCACCAAGCCATTGCGGGGTTCGGGGGTGCCGCCAGATTTGGAGGTGATAATCACCAGGGTCTGCCCCAGCTTGCCCGCCAACCGTGCCAGAACGCGGTCAATGCCATCGGGATCCGTATTGTCAATAAAGTGGATATTGAGGGGAGGGTGCTGAGGCGCCAAGGCTTCCGCTACAAATTGTGGCCCCAGTGCCGATCCGCCAATCCCCACACACAACAGCTCCGTAAAGCGCCCCCCACCGCTGGCCGGAATCATGCCGTGATGGATCTTTTCGGCAAAGGCTTCGATCTGCTCGATGCAACCCTGAATCGCTTGGGTCAGTTCAGGTGTTGGGGCCAGCTCAGGAGCCCGTAGCCAATAGTGGCCCACCTGGCGATGTTCATCCGGGTTGGCAATCGCTCCTGCTTCTAAAGCCTGCATGGCCGCGAAAGCCTCAGCAAAACGAGACTGCAGGGATCCCACCTGCTCCGGGGTGAAGCGAATCCGGCTGATATCCAAAAAAAACTCTAGGCCGGGGTGGTAGTAGAGCCAGTCACAGTAGCGTTGCCAAATTTGGGCGCTGTCCATCGGATCCCTCCTCTACCCAGTTGTTGCCACTTGCCCGCTAGACCGTAACGAGCTTACCAGAGCAGCTGTTGCCCTGGCTCAACCCATCATAGGGCAGGGATATGAAAGTCCCCTTAGGCAATCCTGAATGGGAGATGAAGAGAATAGCTGTGCGGGCTCAGAACATGATGTCGTCTTCGGAGCGACCCCAGATGCACCAGATCAACGAAGCAAAGATCGCCATGTAAACCCAGCCCATTGGGCCAAATTGCAGCATGTCCATCTATACATCCCTAAAAGATTTGTTTATCTACCCCAATTATTGTGATGTTTCGTTACAGCGTCAACAGCTCTCTCAGAAAAACCGTCCCCGGAGGCGCAGCCACAACCGACCCCATCGGCTTGGGATCCCTGACCCTGAGCGTCCTAGGTCTTTATGCTTATTTCAAGTGGGCAATTCTTAGATTTCTGAGAAGAGTGTGCTTATTCTGAGAGGGATCCAGATCCAATTGGATCTCTTATGGGATCTCAGAGGAGAGCCTCAGATATCCCTCAGACATTGAAGCGGAAGTGCATCACATCCCCTTCCTGCACCACGTACTCCTTGCCCTCGCTGCGCAGCAGGCCCTTTTCTTTGGCCGCATTCAGGGATCCCGTCGTCACCAAGTCTTGATAGGACACTGTTTCCGCCCGAATAAAGCCGCGCTCAAAATCGGAGTGAATCACCCCGGCTGCCTGAGGCGCTGTCGCCCCAACCGGAATCGTCCAAGCCCGGGTCTCTTTGGGGCCGGAGGTAAAGTAGGTGCGCAAGCCCAAGAGCTCGTAAGTAGCACGAATGAGAGATTTCAGCCCCCCTTCTTTCACCCCGAGGGAGTCCAGATAAGCCTGCCGTTCTTCTGCGGGCAAATCCAACAATTCCGCCTCCACCTGGGCCGAAACCACCACCACACCCGCCCCTTCAGCCTTGGCAAATTGCCGTACCTGTTCTACCCAGGCATTGCCACTGGCTAAGTCTGTTTCCGCAACGTTGGCGGCGTAGATCACTTTTTTACGGGTCAATAACCCCAACCCTTTCACCAGCAGCTCTTCCTCTTGACTGAGGGGCACCAAGCGGGCCGGCTTACCTTCATCCAAAGCAGCTTGTAACTGTTCTAGGGCCTTGAGCTCCACCTGCGCTGTTTTATCGGATTTGGCCTGTTTGCGCACCCGCTCCACCCGCCGCTCGATCTGGGCCAGATCCGCAAGGGCCAGCTCCAGGTTAATTACCCCGATATCCCGCAAGGGATCCACCGAACCGGCCACATGCACGATGTTTTCGTCTTCAAAGCAGCGCACCACATGCACGACTGCATCCACCTGGCGAATGTGGGACAGGAACTGATTACCCAAGCCCTCCCCTTTGCTCGCCCCTGCCACCAAACCGGCAATATCCACAAACTCGATTTGGCTGGGGATGATCTCGGCTGAGCCGCTGATCTTCCCAAGCACCTGTAAGCGCTCGTCCGGCACCGCCACCCGGCCCACATTGGGCTCGATCGTACAGAAGGGAAAATTGGCCGCCTCTGCCTTGGCATTTTCACAGAGCGCGTTGAACAGGGTGGACTTGCCTACATTCGGTAGGCCAACAATTCCAGCTTTTAGCATCAGGTCTTCAGGTGGAGAGCCACAAACTAGGGCAGCCGGGATCCATTGCGAAACTTTAAGATCCCTCTTCCGACCTTAGCATTGGTTGACTCCTGTCCCAAAGCAGCTTGGTCAGGTGGCGGAGTGGAGCAAAGCCAGGTTGGAGAAGGTGAACCGCTTCTCGACGGATCCCGTTTCGGTCTCGGTTTGGATGCGCCGCTCCGACAGAATGAAGTAGTTGCCAACCTTTTCGTAAAGATCCTCAAACTGGCTGCGTCTCCCCTTCTGTTCCCCCGTTTTGGGGTCGTGATAAACGGAGTCGTAGCGGTGGGAAAGGTAGCCCTCACCGGTATCGTGACTGCTAAAGGTATGAATGGTGACGACCACACCATGAATATGCCGGTGCACCATCGTCACTTGGTTATCCCGCACCCGGTAGCGATCCCCAGCTGCTTTGCCCCCCACCAGAATTTCCACCGACCCGTCCGGTAAGGTCTCGCCGTAGCGAAAGGTGTTCTGGCCGTGGGTATCGGCAAAGCTACGACGAACGCGGTGAATGGCGATCTCCCAAATTTGGTTGTGGATGGCTTTCTGGGCCTCCTCATCCTCCACGCCCATAACCGTGGCCTTCAGGTCTGCCCCCACTCGCACCTGCCCAGTGAATGTCCGTTCTCCATCCCAGTAGGTCACGTCTGCGCTGTAGCCCGGAAAGTCGGGATCCCAGGTGTAGCGGTTTTCGTAAGCGGCCCGGAAGAGATCTTGGGCAGAGACTTGGGTAGCAACCATCATCGGTCTCCTTTCCTATTGCAAGTAGTTCTCAGTGGCATCATACCGTTCCTTGGGGCTAAACTGAACCGTTCCCGTAAGCGGGACAGAGTCCATGGAGTTCATTTGGAGAAAGATTCGGCACAATGGGGAGAGTTTTCTTACCCCTACCGAGCTGTTGAGGACGTCACTATGGCCTACAAACTCTGGATCAACGGCCAATGGGCCGATAGCCAAGGGGGAGGCGTCATGGCCATTGAGAACCCCGCGACGGGAGAAACTTTAGCGGAAGTGGTCGATGCCAGCCCGGCTGATGTGGATCGGGCGGTACAAGCTGCCCAGACGGCCTTTTACGATGGCCGTTGGTCGAAACTCACCCCTGGCGAACGCTCCCTTGCCCTCTGGAAACTGGCGGATCTGCTCGAGGCTCGCTCAGAAGAACTGGCTCGGCTGGAGTCGGAAAATACCGGCAAACCCTACGAGCTGGTCAGTTTAGGGGGGGATTTACCGTTTGCGGTGGATAACCTACGCTTCTTTGCTGCCGCTGCCCGCGATACCCATGGCTCCAGTGCCGGGGAATATGCCAAGGGCTACACCTCTGTATTCCGGAAAGAGCCGGTTGGGGTCTGCGCTCAAATTGCTCCCTGGAATTACCCCTTAATGATGGCCGTTTGGAAAATCGGCCCTGCCTTGGCGGCGGGTTGCACCGTAGTGCTCAAGCCTGCTCCCTCCACACCCCTGACCACCCTGATGCTGGGGGAACTGATCGCTGCTGCCGGGATCCCAGATGGTGTGGTCAATATTCTGTCTGGGGGCAACGAAACGGGGCAAGCCCTGGTGGAACACCCGGATGTGCGCATGGTCAGCCTGACGGGATCCACCGCAACGGGCAAAAAGGTGATGCGGACTGCGGCAGACACCCTAAAACGGGTTCATTTGGAGCTGGGTGGCAAAGCCCCCTTCATCGTGTTTGAGGATGCGGATATTGAGACCATCGCGGCCAAAGCCACCTTTGCGGCCACCATCAATACCGGCCAAGACTGCACCGCCGCCACCCGTGTCTATGTACAAGAAAGCAAACTGGCTCAAGCCCAAGAAGCGATTGTTGAAGCAATGCGCAAAGTAACCCTGGGATCCCCTTTTCAATCGGGGGTGGAAATGGGCCCCTTCGTTTCAGCAGCCCAGCGGGAACGAGTCATGGGATTTGTGGAGCGGGCTAAGGCGGCTGGGGCAAAGGTGTTAACAGGAGGGCGGATCCCACCGGAGTTTTCCCAAGGGTACTACTACGAGCCAACGGTGATTACCAATGTTGATCAACGAGCAGAAATCATTCAAAGTGAGGTCTTTGGGCCTGTTCTCACCCTCAGTCCGTTCCGCGAAGAAGCGGAGGCGCTACGGTTGGGCAATGATGTCCTATACGGCTTGGCGGCTTCTGTGTGGACTCAAGACATCGGGCGGGCGATGAAGTTTGCCGCCGATCTGGAGTTCGGCACCGTCTGGATTAACGACCATATTCCCCTTGCCTCAGAGACCCCTCATGGCGGCTTTAAGCAGTCTGGGTTTGGGAAGGATCTCTCGGCGGAGGCAGTGCGAGACTACCAGGTTACCAAGCATGTAATGATTGCTACCAGCTAGTAGCCCCACACCATCACGAATTTCAAAAAGTTTTGGCCAGGAGACGCGCTAGCGTGTCCTTGGCGCAAAGGGCTGTACCGACAGCTTAGCCCGAATCTCGAATCTATCTTTATAGCCCTAGCTTTCCAACCGAAAAATGTGGGCCGGCATCGTCCAGGGATCCAACTTAATGTAGTTGCTGGATCCCTGCCAAGAATAGTGGCGGCCATCCAACAGATCCGTCAGCTTAAAGGTTTGCCAATGTTCCAAGTCCAAAGCCGCCAGGTTTAGGTTGACCCAACCGGATTGAATGTGAAAAGGATCCAAATTCACAGCGATCAAAATGCGATTGGAACCCTCAAAGGTGCGTTTGGAATAGCAAATGAGAGCATCATTGTCGGTGGGGTGAAACACCAAGCTCCAGTCACTTTGCAAGGCCGGGTTTTGCCGACGAATGTGGTTAACCGTGGCGATCAAAGGTCGCAGATTGTCGGGGGTATCGAGATCCCAGTGACGGATCTGATATTTCTCAGAATCCAGATATTCTTCGCTGCCTTTGCGTACCGGACGACCTTCACACAGCTCAAACGCGGGGCCATAGATGCCATAGCTTGCTCCGAGGGTGGTGGCCAAAATAAAGCGCACCATAAACGCTGGGCGACCCCCCGTTTGCAGAAACTCATGCAGAATATCGGGGGTATTCGGCCAAGGGTTGGGGCGGTAATACTCCCGCATCGGGGTTTGGGTCAGCTCCGTGAAATACTCCGTCAAGCCCCATTTGTCGTTGCGCCAGGTAAAGTAGGTATAGGACTGGGTAAAGCCTAGCTTAGCCAAGGATTTCATCAGTTTCGGGCGGGTAAAGGCTTCTGCCAAAAAGATTGTCTCCGGGTGCTGAGCTTTGATCTCAGCAATACACCACTCCCAAAAACCAAAAGCCTTGGTATGGGGATTATCCACCCGAAAGATACTGACCCCTTGGTCGATCCAATACTGGATTACACTTTTTAATTCCTCCCAAAGGGCCTGCCAATCTTCGGTTTCAAAGTTAATTGGGTAAATATCCTGATATTTTTTGGGTGGATTTTCTGCGTATTGAATGCTGCCATCGGGGCGCTTTTTGAACCATTCCGGGTGCTCCTTCACATAGGGGTGATCCGGAGAGCATTGAAAGGCAATATCCAAGGCAATATCGATGTTCAACTTTTTGGCCTCAGCCACCAACTCATGAAAGTCCGCCAGGGATCCCAGTTGGGGGTGAATCGCCTTGTGTCCTCCTTCTGGCCCGCCAATCGCCCAAGGGGATCCGGGATCCCCCGGTTCAGGGGTCATGGAGTTGTTTTTGCCTTTGCGGAAGGCCCGCCCAATGGGATGGATTGGCGGTAGATAGAGAATATCGAAGCCCATCTCCGCGATCATCGGCAGGCGGGCGATG from Thermostichus vulcanus str. 'Rupite' encodes:
- the ychF gene encoding redox-regulated ATPase YchF, encoding MLKAGIVGLPNVGKSTLFNALCENAKAEAANFPFCTIEPNVGRVAVPDERLQVLGKISGSAEIIPSQIEFVDIAGLVAGASKGEGLGNQFLSHIRQVDAVVHVVRCFEDENIVHVAGSVDPLRDIGVINLELALADLAQIERRVERVRKQAKSDKTAQVELKALEQLQAALDEGKPARLVPLSQEEELLVKGLGLLTRKKVIYAANVAETDLASGNAWVEQVRQFAKAEGAGVVVVSAQVEAELLDLPAEERQAYLDSLGVKEGGLKSLIRATYELLGLRTYFTSGPKETRAWTIPVGATAPQAAGVIHSDFERGFIRAETVSYQDLVTTGSLNAAKEKGLLRSEGKEYVVQEGDVMHFRFNV
- a CDS encoding DUF3386 domain-containing protein is translated as MVATQVSAQDLFRAAYENRYTWDPDFPGYSADVTYWDGERTFTGQVRVGADLKATVMGVEDEEAQKAIHNQIWEIAIHRVRRSFADTHGQNTFRYGETLPDGSVEILVGGKAAGDRYRVRDNQVTMVHRHIHGVVVTIHTFSSHDTGEGYLSHRYDSVYHDPKTGEQKGRRSQFEDLYEKVGNYFILSERRIQTETETGSVEKRFTFSNLALLHSAT
- a CDS encoding gamma-aminobutyraldehyde dehydrogenase; this encodes MAYKLWINGQWADSQGGGVMAIENPATGETLAEVVDASPADVDRAVQAAQTAFYDGRWSKLTPGERSLALWKLADLLEARSEELARLESENTGKPYELVSLGGDLPFAVDNLRFFAAAARDTHGSSAGEYAKGYTSVFRKEPVGVCAQIAPWNYPLMMAVWKIGPALAAGCTVVLKPAPSTPLTTLMLGELIAAAGIPDGVVNILSGGNETGQALVEHPDVRMVSLTGSTATGKKVMRTAADTLKRVHLELGGKAPFIVFEDADIETIAAKATFAATINTGQDCTAATRVYVQESKLAQAQEAIVEAMRKVTLGSPFQSGVEMGPFVSAAQRERVMGFVERAKAAGAKVLTGGRIPPEFSQGYYYEPTVITNVDQRAEIIQSEVFGPVLTLSPFREEAEALRLGNDVLYGLAASVWTQDIGRAMKFAADLEFGTVWINDHIPLASETPHGGFKQSGFGKDLSAEAVRDYQVTKHVMIATS
- a CDS encoding glucose-6-phosphate isomerase, with protein sequence MDSAQIWQRYCDWLYYHPGLEFFLDISRIRFTPEQVGSLQSRFAEAFAAMQALEAGAIANPDEHRQVGHYWLRAPELAPTPELTQAIQGCIEQIEAFAEKIHHGMIPASGGGRFTELLCVGIGGSALGPQFVAEALAPQHPPLNIHFIDNTDPDGIDRVLARLAGKLGQTLVIITSKSGGTPEPRNGLVEVEQAYQKAGIPFAVHAVAITSPGSKLEVQARQAGWLEVFPIFDWVGGRTSETSAVGLLPAALQGIDIRALLAGAATMDEATRVPEVKRNPAALLALAWYIAGQGQGRKDMVVLPYKDRLLLFSRYLQQLVMESLGKSHDLKGNRVEQGIAVYGNKGSTDQHAYVQQLRDGINNFFVTFIEVLQDREPGIPSPFVEPQVTSGDYLSGLLQGTRQALYENGRDSITVTIPRVDARSVGALIALYERAVGLYAALININAYHQPGVEAGKKAASAVLELQRQVIEVVRSHAGSLTLGQLAEKVGSPERIETLYFILRHLHANGREIQLIGDPGCPLDLKIQARPT